The proteins below come from a single Garra rufa chromosome 3, GarRuf1.0, whole genome shotgun sequence genomic window:
- the LOC141332458 gene encoding myosin light chain kinase 3-like, which translates to MSKQGSLATCIAKMYEGNRLENSPSGTAKKPSPTLIGSLSNVEVKLNSLEGKVEQIERTQTEVLHKLSLLCQGMEALERSLTQHKQGAQESNVIKNGQRESSKLPLLTEVRSLCGETVDLLQNLKHESQQQKKKIESMGSSLSTLEKVLGYVGEAFRNSKIVEFILNGVVPWRKQGLLDTVEEEVSKILVN; encoded by the coding sequence ATGAGTAAACAGGGATCTCTGGCCACCTGTATTGCCAAGATGTATGAAGGCAACAGGCTGGAGAACTCTCCATCTGGGACCGCCAAGAAGCCGAGTCCAACTCTGATAGGTAGCCTTAGCAATGTGGAGGTCAAGTTAAACTCCCTGGAGGGGAAAGTGGAACAGATTGAACGGACCCAGACGGAGGTGCTTCACAAGCTGAGTTTACTGTGTCAAGGAATGGAGGCACTAGAAAGGAGCCTTACGCAGCACAAGCAGGGTGCTCAAGAATCGAACGTGATCAAGAACGGTCAGCGAGAGAGCAGCAAACTTCCTTTGCTGACTGAGGTCCGATCGCTTTGTGGAGAAACTGTGGATCTGCTTCAGAATCTCAAGCACGAGAGCCAGCAGCAGAAAAAGAAGATTGAAAGCATGGGAAGTTCTTTGTCCACTCTGGAGAAAGTGTTAGGGTATGTGGGAGAAGCTTTCCGTAACTCAAAGATAGTGGAGTTCATCCTTAATGGTGTGGTGCCTTGGAGGAAACAAGGCCTTCTGGACACTGTTGAGGAAGAGGTCAGTAAGATCCTGGTCAACTGA
- the LOC141331883 gene encoding myosin light chain kinase 3-like — protein sequence MGTSYYRSTLLSTGGFSVSDYIRKFTKNKPDDNTIKPNNSFCHQSTQTSEEVKEVISDETELQQTEVTVSIGPSGLPSPESKPLIPVSTGEISKTLRKAKEVTMKSRAPEQVQTFAPELQLEAEENDVDYVPKQETDSSAVVPANAECVTVTTTKVEKDLTLQQERDLEQADASQVDVTASLESVVPEQQVEPKVEVSQKQAEDPQVGDEASLKPSVPGQQQLEKTVPHKPVLCLKEPVSKDAEVKSQHKETVKSLTPVPKHDERKTESEPANMKIEKKNETIEEILESDPIKNCVDTSPQETDVVEGGKAKSSPLKKAESQLLIIDDSPPLPAPFEHRIVSAKQVPMKAYYAVNPEELLGGGRFGQVHKCAELSSGLMLAAKIIKVRGMKERDEVKNEIGVMNQLNHVNLIQLYDAFESRTNLTLIMEYVEGGELFERIIDENYHLTELDAIVFTRQICEGVQYLHQQYILHLDLKPENILCVSSTGNQIKIIDFGLARKYRPREKLKVNFGTPEFLAPEVVNYDFVSFPTDMWSVGVITYMLLSGLSPFMGDNDTETMNNILHANWDFDAETFENVSEEAKDFISSLLLPAKCSRMSASGCMKHSWLNNLEDKAKMYKVRLKSQMRLQRYLAAHRQWKKHFYAVAAANRLKRFQQSRSVSTPN from the exons aaaaacaaacctgATGACAACACCATTAAACCAAACAACAGTTTCTGCCACCAGAGCACACAGACTTCAGAGGAGGTTAAAGAAGTAATTTCAG ATGAAACTGAACTCCAGCAGACAGAGGTCACTGTTTCCATTGGCCCCAGCGGCCTACCTTCTCCTGAAAGCAAACCTCTGATACCTGTTAGTACAGGAGAAATCTCCAAAACCTTAAGAAAGGCCAAGGAGGTCACAATGAAAAGTAGAGCCCCTGAGCAGGTCCAAACATTTGCTCCTGAACTCCAGCTGGAGGCTGAGGAGAATGACGTTGATTATGTACCCAAACAAGAAACAGACAGCTCCGCCGTCGTGCCAGCTAATGCTGAATGTGTCACTGTGACAACAACTAAAGTGGAAAAGGATTTGACTCTTCAGCAAGAGAG GGATCTTGAACAGGCAGATGCTTCACAGGTTGATGTGACGGCTTCACTGGAGTCAGTAGTTCCTGAACAGCAAGTTGAGCCAAAGGTTGAGGTTTCTCAAAAACAGGCTGAGGATCCACAGGTTGGTGATGAGGCCTCATTAAAACCATCAGTTCCTGGACAACAGCAACTAGAGAAGACTGTTCCTCACAAACCTGTGCTCTGCCTCAAAGAGCCTGTCAGTAAGGATGCGGAGGTCAAGTCACAACATAAAGAGACAGTGAAGAGCCTAACACCTGTGCCAAAAcatgatgaaagaaagacagaatCAGAACCAGCTAACATGAAAATCGAAAAGAAAAATGAAACTATTGAGGAGATTTTGGAGTCTGACCCTATAAAGAACTGTGTAGATACTAGTCCACAAGAAACAGATGTTGTTGAGGGAGGAAAAGCAAAATCATCACCTCTTAAAAAAGCCGAGTCACAGCTACTGATCATTG ATGACAGTCCACCTCTTCCAGCCCCCTTTGAGCATCGTATCGTCAGTGCCAAGCAAGTTCCCATGAAGGCATATTATGCTGTAAACCCCGAAGAGCTGCTTGGCGG AGGCCGTTTTGGACAGGTTCACAAGTGTGCCGAATTGTCATCAGGTCTTATGCTGGCTGCCAAGATCATAAAAGTGCGGGGAATGAAAGAGAGG GATGAAGTGAAGAATGAGATTGGAGTAATGAACCAGTTAAACCATGTCAATTTGATTCAGCTGTATGATGCTTTTGAGTCTCGAACAAATCTCACACTCATTATGGAATA TGTGGAGGGTGGTGAATTGTTTGAACGAATCATTGATGAGAATTACCACCTGACGGAGCTGGATGCCATCGTGTTTACCAGGCAGATTTGTGAGGGGGTTCAGTACCTTCACCAGCAGTACATTCTCCATTTAGATCTTAAG CCAGAAAATATCTTATGTGTGAGCAGCACAGGGAATCAAATCAAGATCATTGACTTTGGACTCGCCAGAAA GTATAGACCCAGAGAAAAGCTGAAGGTCAACTTTGGAACCCCAGAGTTTCTGGCACCAGAAGTTGTCAACTATGACTTTGTGTCATTTCCTACAGACATGTGGAGTGTTGGTGTCATCACATACATGCT tctgAGCGGCCTTTCTCCATTCATGGGTGACAACGACACAGAAACAATGAACAACATTCTGCACGCCAACTGGGACTTTGATGCAGAGACATTTGAGAATGTGTCAGAAGAAGCCAAAGACTTCATTTCCAGCCTTCTTTTGCCTGCCAAATg CAGCCGTATGAGTGCGTCAGGCTGCATGAAGCATAGTTGGCTAAATAACCTGGAGGACAAGGCCAAGATGTACAAAGTGCGGCTAAAGTCTCAGATGAGGCTTCAGCGGTACCTCGCTGCTCACCGTCAGTGGAAG AAACATTTCTATGCAGTTGCTGCAGCAAACAGGTTGAAGAGGTTTCAGCAGAGCAGATCAGTTAGTACTCCAAATTAG
- the orc6 gene encoding origin recognition complex subunit 6: MDKELFRKLASKIGITAVKVLSQAEEYMRLSQVKCVGLGSVTATSKAIICLELAATSMKFPLDKEYAIKLSGLSPKVYSSNLKAMECMLGLQSNLGLRDLAVQYGCLEAVKVASQILQRYETSLPAAQQQDLDLSKPLFTTAALYAACKCMKIRTDRKLASSSGAKKGIFDRLCAQFQKFGQEICNEASSMQKPVKAVQKRQKTITEMLETEEDDEKLSTSPKRERVEKTEEEETQNYEEWKRKILENALKAQTVDS, translated from the exons ATGGATAAAGAGTTATTTCGTAAGCTTGCTTCAAAGATCGGCATAACAGCTGTCAAAGTATTGAG TCAAGCAGAGGAATATATGCGATTATCCCAAGTGAAATGTGTTGGACTGGGTTCTGTTACAGCCACCAGCAAAGCCATTATTTGCCTTGAGTTGGCAGCGACTTCAATGAAATTTCCTCTAGACAAG GAGTATGCCATCAAACTGTCTGGACTGAGTCCTAAGGTGTACTCCAGTAATCTGAAGGCTATGGAGTGCATGCTGGGCCTGCAGTCAAACCTGGGTCTCCGAGATCTTGCAGTGCAGTATGGGTGTTTGGAAGCGGTTAAAGTGGCTTCTCAGATCCTTCAGCG GTATGAGACCAGTTTGCCTGCTGCTCAGCAACAAGACCTTGACCTGTCTAAGCCTCTCTTTACCACAGCAGCTCTATATGCAGCATGCAA GTGCATGAAAATCAGAACTGACAGGAAATTAGCCTCTTCATCTGGAGCAAAGAAGGGCATCTTTGACCGGCTGTGCGCACAGTTTCAGAAATTCGGACAGGAGATCTGCA ACGAGGCTTCATCTATGCAGAAACCAGTCAAAGCTGTTCAAAAGAGGCAGAAGACAATCACTGAAATGCTAGAAACAGAAGAAGATG ATGAAAAGCTTTCAACATCCCCTAAGCGAGAGCGGGTTGAGAAGACTGAGGAGGAGGAGACGCAAAATTATGAAGAGTGGAAAAGAAAAATCcttgaaaatgcattaaaagcaCAGACGGTAGATTCTTGA